The DNA region taaaaatataataatataaatgataaataatataatataatgatTACACAAACATGTctggtaaaataaacaaattaactgatgaacaaaaaaacaatcttaATATTAAACatgaagataaaaataataCTCTTTCCTACCTCACCATAAAACTGCACAGATAAACAAATCAACTTATTTTGCAGTTCCCGTATCTCTTCTAAACCAGTTTCAATAAGATTGGCCCGATCAACCATGATAAAATTTGTTGGTCTGTCATCATGAACCGCAATATCAGTTATTTCTAAACTTCGACCTTGAACTAACTTCTGCTGCATATACCGTAATATCTCGACTGGTGAATTCACTTGATTATCAATGCAATAACTGATGATGTTGTTAATGTTTGCATTGAGATCAAATTCTTCGTTGTTATTAGCATTATCCTGCTTTTGATCTCTTGTTTCTGGAATGTACTCATAGCTTATTCGAAAAGCAGATTCAGTTTCAGTTATTTCATTGTTTTCCTCTTCATGGGTCACCTCATTTGATAACACAGGGGGTAATGCAACTTCTGAATCATCACTAGATTCATAGTATGGCATGCATAACTCAGTATGTTGTCTCAGTTCTTCGAGACAAAACTCctcaaaacaatttaaacatttttctttgatagAAGTTGTTACTGTACTTGCCTTTTGCAGAGGTATTACCGACAACGACTTTTGAATTGGACGTATATAAATCTTTCCTTGTCCTATGGTAGCTTTCAAAGATATGGAATTTAGTTTGCAATTCAAAGGTTCAAGGATCCTGCAATTTGGGATACATTTTAATAACTCAAACCCGCCACAATGTTTTAAAGTTGGAAAACCTTCAGTTTCTCCATTCTCTTTGTTTTGTGCATCTGCCATTAATTTGGTGTAAACGACAGTCTCATCATCATCAATATCAaaagaaatcttttttaaacCAAGGCCAGCATTATGTAGCACTTGCTTTTCTGAAGGTGTTGGTAATTTTGTTCTTGTTCTGTCAGCTAAGCAGACAAACTGGCCTGTCCAAGttcttttctttgctttttttgatCTACCATTTGGTTTACTACTGCTGCTGCTTCTGCTGCAGTTTCCATTTGTCTGTCTTGCATATGGCGCGAATAGTGTTCTTCTCTCTTCTCTGATTCTACTGGACGGGCCTTCCCTActattagaatttttttgacGACACATGTCCTTAAGACGGATCCTGTCACCCAACCTTTGCACTCCCAGACGTTTCAGATCCTCATCCGTAGCAGCCATAACAATATTGATATCCACCTTTTCTTCATTAAATCGGGGGAGAAGGTTTAATAAACCTATGTCAGTAAGAATATTTTCGATAGAAGCCATGTATACTATTAGTTGTTGCTAAAGAAGAAAGACAGTATTATATGATAGTATCCCCATAGAAATctgtaatttaaataataatattttttgttaaagaaatatagctttatgcattttaaaaagaacttttcaATCATTTAAGATGCAATCAAATTACTTTAAGATACAGGGTGCCACAGGAAGAATTTGTTTGAACATAAAACTTACAACATATATAAAGGCTCTTATATATATACACCatgttaataacaaaaaaacaattcaaatcCAGTTAATATAGTTCTTCAACAAGAAGAAaagtaaagaagaaaataatatatatatatactatttacATGGATTATATATATGTAACATAGACAACTTTCTGAGccctcaaaacaaaacaaattctgAACTTGGTTCTCAGTTCATAACTTAATTTTGATGAGTTAATTTTCCAGTTCACATTAAGCGAAGTGAGAATGTATCCAAAAAAttactcataaaaaataaatcaatcaaaatacacCAAAATTCACAACTTTCAATGTCAGATTATTATTCTTGgatatatttttctattatatcCAGAGCCCGTAAATAGCTGTTAATTCCACTGTTCTCATGTTTAGAATCATCCGTTATAGTTTCTGAAAGCtcttgaaaacaattttgacttATCTGCTGATGAAAAACAAAGATTGGTCTCTCATTCTCCTCAGGTTCTTCCTCTTCAGTGGATAAATAGCCTTCTACTCCATAAAGTTGATCAACCTCATGAGGGGCAATACCCACAGGATTGGTCATCTGTCCAGAAACCCACAATCTGATGGGAGAAGAGTTGACTGTTCTCAATCGGTGAGTAGACCATGCTTGTCTCCACCATTCAAGCTTAGCAACAATTAGgggcatatatatataatgcaaTGCAGACAAATGCAATCCATTTGTCGCATCTAAAATACCTTTGTCTTCCATAAAGTAAAACAGGTTATAGAAATAAGACAACACTCCACTAAAAATGTCTCTCCAAAGTCTTTCCACTCTTTGGTTGTGTGTACTTTTACCTGCTATCACACTTCGCCTGTCAGTTCCACGCTTTTCTAGCATGTAATCTGCTACGAGAACATTTTCCTTCCCTTTGTCACACCTCAATCTGCTTGGAAGACCATATTCGCCGACTGCGAATTGAAAACATTGAA from Hydractinia symbiolongicarpus strain clone_291-10 chromosome 6, HSymV2.1, whole genome shotgun sequence includes:
- the LOC130647421 gene encoding uncharacterized protein LOC130647421; its protein translation is MASIENILTDIGLLNLLPRFNEEKVDINIVMAATDEDLKRLGVQRLGDRIRLKDMCRQKNSNSREGPSSRIREERRTLFAPYARQTNGNCSRSSSSSKPNGRSKKAKKRTWTGQFVCLADRTRTKLPTPSEKQVLHNAGLGLKKISFDIDDDETVVYTKLMADAQNKENGETEGFPTLKHCGGFELLKCIPNCRILEPLNCKLNSISLKATIGQGKIYIRPIQKSLSVIPLQKASTVTTSIKEKCLNCFEEFCLEELRQHTELCMPYYESSDDSEVALPPVLSNEVTHEEENNEITETESAFRISYEYIPETRDQKQDNANNNEEFDLNANINNIISYCIDNQVNSPVEILRYMQQKLVQGRSLEITDIAVHDDRPTNFIMVDRANLIETGLEEIRELQNKLICLSVQFYGELAEDYGGPRKEFFQQIIREIKEKYFDCEINLFPLSDYYDIGIVFGLSLLQNGPFPQFLEEDDLQKIFFNEEPGKFNELRRAFKDLGIFQIVEAFPIMLHLFRPNPNATFTFKKLVNLLQPKWAAEGSNEHYRQKKLYPSLMKYLRQAHGGKRSGVSLPDVLRFVTGSEEEPLLGFALAPSIKFVPVMEEGRFLPTSNTCINQLQLPMESNAISLPDENALFGLYDLAFSSRFFGQI